A portion of the Leifsonia sp. EB41 genome contains these proteins:
- the secE gene encoding preprotein translocase subunit SecE codes for MARKVIDEPSEEVVANAKKERAARRNPFARIALFIRQVIGELKKVVTPTRKELLSYTGVVLVFVVIMMAIVSLLDWVFGLGVVWVFGNPK; via the coding sequence GTGGCCCGAAAGGTAATCGACGAACCGAGCGAGGAAGTCGTCGCCAACGCCAAGAAGGAGCGCGCTGCGAGGCGCAACCCCTTCGCGCGGATCGCCCTGTTCATCCGGCAGGTCATCGGCGAGCTCAAGAAGGTCGTCACGCCGACGCGCAAGGAGCTCCTGAGCTACACCGGCGTCGTGCTCGTCTTCGTGGTGATCATGATGGCGATCGTGTCCCTGCTCGACTGGGTGTTCGGTCTCGGTGTGGTGTGGGTCTTCGGTAATCCGAAGTAA
- a CDS encoding DUF998 domain-containing protein, giving the protein MRRLLRIVRQPFALPMLGSGRQRAVPVLLAIGTVCVLSGLTIIWAARLTVPYPVYVSELGAVGASTAVPFKVALLLIAAGGFSVALASGHVRSSVRALNRWAPAVSLGFAALCFVLASQVTCTAYCPVPLVDPASTVQDLVHTVSAVIGFAAACFAMLQVAFASGLPRVARVSLASCVAVALITIVGGLLALVHVATDIGAWLELVGTTVAIAWMAAYALALVRGPAGDRSAPADAAEAAEADQSDQEAIVG; this is encoded by the coding sequence GTGCGACGACTGCTGCGTATCGTGCGCCAGCCGTTCGCCCTGCCGATGCTCGGCAGTGGTCGGCAGCGGGCCGTGCCCGTTCTCCTGGCGATCGGGACCGTGTGCGTGCTCAGCGGGCTGACGATCATCTGGGCCGCCAGGCTCACCGTGCCGTACCCGGTCTACGTGAGCGAGCTCGGTGCGGTCGGCGCCTCCACCGCGGTCCCGTTCAAGGTCGCGCTGCTGCTCATCGCCGCCGGCGGTTTCTCGGTGGCGCTGGCGAGCGGGCACGTCCGGTCGTCGGTGCGCGCGCTGAACCGGTGGGCTCCCGCCGTCAGCCTCGGCTTCGCGGCGCTGTGCTTCGTCCTGGCCTCGCAGGTCACCTGCACGGCGTACTGCCCGGTCCCGCTGGTCGACCCGGCGTCCACCGTGCAGGATCTCGTGCACACCGTGTCGGCGGTTATCGGCTTCGCGGCGGCGTGCTTCGCCATGCTCCAAGTCGCGTTCGCCTCCGGCCTGCCGCGGGTCGCGCGCGTGTCTCTGGCGAGCTGCGTCGCGGTCGCGCTCATCACGATCGTGGGCGGACTGCTCGCGCTGGTGCACGTCGCGACGGACATCGGGGCGTGGCTGGAGCTCGTCGGCACCACGGTCGCGATCGCGTGGATGGCGGCCTACGCTCTTGCTCTGGTCCGGGGGCCGGCCGGTGACCGCAGCGCGCCGGCTGACGCAGCGGAGGCCGCGGAGGCCGACCAGTCGGATCAGGAAGCGATCGTCGGCTGA
- a CDS encoding PspC domain-containing protein, which produces MVNDSTTPPPPDGSAAGSAAGGTQAPYGGPQTGLSGRGTRFFDWMRSLGVTRSDGWIGGVCAGIAYRIGIDPLIVRGILVVAALLGAPAILFYAVAWALLPDTDGRIHLQRLFEGEFEPPMVAIGVLVVLSLLPWSDGVWWFGRDPGWGDAVGRIVWTLIVLAAATTLIVFAGRRADRQSWNGSAGRAATAEQAPPPAAAPSAAAAAATNAAAPATPTVATAAEPTAPPAPGSGAGEQEVTDWRARQAQWKTEHDEWKQRLSEDMRTVKAQRSAQLRAQAAAANADAEARRVAYRAANPRVGAAIGWLSVGLALVAGALAGALWGPLTGLPGYALTASLAAATLVFGITILIAGIARRRSGFLIFLGILLAALTVLAALLPTSPAVRLDASVTAGSTLSATPAGSANYLQALGDTTIDLTKAVAAPGTPVVNLAKGPGPTTVIVPVDATVRVETATVSAVTVTDPSGGDQVHRCDPGPFGGCSTDLVVGPAGTPEAIVRVAQIDAVHVERVQK; this is translated from the coding sequence ATGGTGAACGACAGCACGACCCCTCCCCCGCCGGACGGCTCCGCGGCCGGCTCCGCCGCCGGCGGCACGCAGGCCCCGTACGGCGGCCCGCAGACCGGTCTCTCCGGCCGCGGCACCCGCTTCTTCGACTGGATGCGCAGCCTCGGCGTCACACGCTCGGACGGCTGGATCGGCGGCGTCTGCGCGGGCATCGCGTACCGCATCGGGATCGATCCCCTCATCGTCCGCGGCATCCTGGTCGTGGCCGCGCTGCTCGGCGCGCCCGCCATCCTGTTCTACGCCGTCGCCTGGGCGCTGCTGCCGGACACGGACGGCCGCATCCACCTGCAGCGACTCTTCGAGGGCGAGTTCGAGCCGCCGATGGTCGCGATCGGGGTGCTCGTCGTCCTTTCGCTCCTCCCGTGGTCGGACGGGGTGTGGTGGTTCGGTCGCGATCCTGGCTGGGGGGACGCGGTCGGGCGGATCGTCTGGACGCTGATCGTCCTGGCGGCCGCCACCACGCTGATCGTCTTCGCCGGGCGCCGGGCGGACCGCCAGTCGTGGAACGGGAGTGCGGGACGCGCGGCGACGGCCGAGCAGGCGCCTCCGCCCGCTGCTGCGCCGTCCGCCGCAGCAGCCGCCGCGACCAACGCCGCCGCCCCCGCGACGCCCACCGTCGCCACAGCCGCAGAGCCGACCGCGCCTCCCGCGCCCGGCTCCGGAGCCGGCGAGCAGGAGGTCACCGACTGGCGCGCCCGCCAGGCGCAGTGGAAGACCGAGCACGACGAGTGGAAGCAGCGGCTCTCCGAGGACATGCGCACGGTGAAGGCGCAGCGCTCGGCCCAGCTCCGGGCGCAGGCGGCCGCCGCGAACGCAGACGCCGAGGCCCGGCGCGTGGCCTACCGTGCGGCGAACCCGCGGGTCGGCGCTGCCATCGGCTGGCTGTCGGTGGGGCTGGCGCTCGTCGCCGGCGCTCTCGCCGGGGCGCTCTGGGGACCGCTCACCGGCCTGCCCGGTTACGCCCTGACGGCCTCCCTCGCCGCGGCGACACTGGTCTTCGGGATCACGATCCTGATCGCGGGGATCGCCCGCCGCCGCAGCGGCTTCCTGATCTTCCTCGGCATCCTGCTCGCGGCGCTCACCGTGCTGGCCGCACTGCTGCCGACCTCGCCGGCGGTCCGCCTGGACGCGAGCGTCACAGCGGGGAGCACCCTCTCTGCGACCCCGGCCGGGAGCGCGAACTACCTCCAGGCCCTCGGCGACACGACGATCGACCTCACGAAGGCCGTTGCGGCCCCCGGCACGCCCGTGGTGAACCTCGCCAAGGGCCCAGGGCCGACCACGGTGATCGTCCCCGTGGACGCCACGGTCCGCGTGGAGACGGCGACCGTCTCCGCCGTGACGGTGACGGACCCCTCGGGCGGCGACCAGGTGCACCGCTGCGACCCCGGGCCGTTCGGCGGATGCTCCACGGACCTCGTGGTCGGACCGGCAGGGACCCCGGAGGCCATCGTCCGCGTCGCGCAGATCGACGCGGTCCACGTCGAGCGAGTCCAGAAGTGA
- the rplK gene encoding 50S ribosomal protein L11, with protein MAPKKKVTGLIKLQIKAGAANPAPPIGPALGQHGVNIMEFCKAYNAATEAQRGNVIPVEITVYEDRSFTFILKTPPAAELIKKAAGVPKGSGVPHTTKVGKLTQAQVREIAEQKMVDLNANDLDAASKIIAGTARSMGITVEA; from the coding sequence ATGGCACCGAAGAAGAAGGTCACCGGTCTGATCAAGCTTCAGATCAAGGCCGGCGCCGCCAACCCGGCCCCGCCGATCGGCCCGGCCCTGGGTCAGCACGGCGTGAACATCATGGAGTTCTGCAAGGCGTACAACGCGGCGACCGAGGCCCAGCGCGGCAACGTCATCCCCGTGGAGATCACCGTCTACGAGGACCGTTCGTTCACGTTCATCCTGAAGACCCCGCCGGCCGCTGAGCTGATCAAGAAGGCCGCGGGCGTCCCCAAGGGCTCCGGCGTGCCGCACACCACCAAGGTCGGCAAGCTGACCCAGGCACAGGTGCGCGAGATCGCCGAGCAGAAGATGGTCGACCTCAACGCCAACGACCTCGACGCGGCGTCGAAGATCATCGCAGGCACCGCCCGTTCGATGGGCATCACGGTCGAGGCGTAA
- a CDS encoding LuxR C-terminal-related transcriptional regulator yields MTDDTASGAITVVIVDDHSIFRSGLRSDLDDRLRVVAEAQDVDGAVEAILRTHPDVVLLDVHLPGGAGGGGAEVLRRTAAEHQRTRFLALSVSDAAEDVVGVIRGGARGYLTKGSSGRQVSDAVVAVAGGDAVFSPKLAGFVLDAFGAAAGEQAETTDELDRLSAREREVMRLIARGYAYKEVAAELFISVKTVETHVSAVLRKLQLSSRHELTAWALERKLL; encoded by the coding sequence ATGACCGACGACACAGCCTCCGGCGCGATCACGGTCGTGATCGTCGACGACCACTCGATCTTCCGCTCGGGCCTCCGCTCCGACCTGGACGACCGCCTCCGCGTCGTGGCCGAGGCGCAGGACGTCGACGGCGCCGTGGAGGCGATCCTGCGCACGCACCCGGACGTCGTGCTGCTCGACGTGCACCTGCCGGGCGGCGCGGGCGGCGGCGGCGCGGAAGTGCTCCGTCGCACCGCGGCAGAGCACCAGCGCACGCGCTTCCTCGCGCTCAGCGTCTCGGACGCGGCGGAGGATGTCGTGGGCGTCATCCGCGGCGGGGCCCGCGGCTACCTCACCAAAGGCAGCTCCGGGCGTCAGGTCAGCGACGCGGTCGTGGCCGTCGCGGGCGGTGACGCCGTCTTCTCGCCGAAGCTCGCGGGCTTCGTGCTCGACGCGTTCGGCGCGGCGGCGGGGGAGCAGGCCGAGACCACGGACGAGCTCGACCGGCTCTCGGCGCGCGAGCGGGAGGTCATGCGGCTGATCGCGCGGGGCTACGCTTACAAGGAGGTCGCGGCCGAGCTCTTCATCTCGGTCAAGACCGTCGAGACCCACGTCTCGGCTGTGCTGCGCAAACTCCAGCTCTCCTCGCGTCACGAGCTCACCGCGTGGGCGCTGGAGCGCAAGCTCCTCTGA
- the nusG gene encoding transcription termination/antitermination protein NusG yields MSETNRDDVDWATAAEQSSEDDEAQTGNVLERDEESSDPAEHEALHIVAEDGTEIDLDAVLDAMAEAVDPEADRAVDEALEVDSSEEAEAAQEAVEDEDEAASDPYEEFRAELRAKFGKWYVIHSYAGFERRVKSNIENRMVSMNMEDFIFEVQVPMEDVVEIKNGQRKMVNRVRIPGYVLVRMDLNEDSWSVVRHTPGVTGFVGNAHNPTPLRFEEAFSMLKSLVQIEQAPAKGAAKGQKTTARVIPAEVDFEIGETITIKEGSFAGLPGSISEIKPESGKLTVLVSLFERETPVELSFDQVTKL; encoded by the coding sequence GTGTCTGAGACGAACCGCGACGACGTCGACTGGGCGACCGCTGCCGAGCAGTCCTCCGAAGACGACGAGGCGCAGACGGGCAATGTCCTGGAGCGCGACGAGGAGTCGTCCGACCCCGCCGAGCACGAGGCGCTGCACATCGTCGCCGAGGACGGCACCGAGATCGATCTGGACGCTGTCCTCGACGCGATGGCCGAGGCCGTCGACCCCGAGGCCGACCGCGCCGTCGACGAGGCCCTCGAGGTCGACTCCTCCGAGGAGGCCGAAGCGGCCCAGGAGGCCGTCGAGGACGAGGACGAGGCCGCGAGCGACCCGTACGAGGAGTTCCGCGCCGAGCTGCGCGCCAAGTTCGGCAAGTGGTACGTCATCCACTCCTACGCCGGCTTCGAGCGCCGCGTGAAGTCCAACATCGAGAACCGCATGGTCTCCATGAACATGGAGGACTTCATCTTCGAGGTCCAGGTCCCGATGGAGGACGTGGTCGAGATCAAGAACGGCCAGCGCAAGATGGTCAACCGCGTGCGCATCCCCGGCTACGTGCTGGTGCGCATGGACCTCAACGAGGACAGCTGGTCCGTCGTCCGCCACACCCCCGGCGTCACCGGCTTCGTCGGCAACGCGCACAACCCGACCCCGCTGCGGTTCGAAGAGGCCTTCTCGATGCTCAAGAGCCTCGTGCAGATCGAGCAGGCTCCGGCCAAGGGCGCCGCGAAGGGTCAGAAGACCACCGCGCGGGTCATCCCGGCCGAGGTCGACTTCGAGATCGGCGAGACCATCACCATCAAGGAAGGCTCGTTCGCGGGCCTGCCTGGCTCGATCAGCGAGATCAAGCCGGAGAGCGGCAAGCTCACCGTGCTCGTCTCCCTCTTCGAGCGCGAGACCCCGGTCGAGCTCAGCTTCGACCAGGTCACGAAGCTCTGA
- a CDS encoding PspC domain-containing protein: MASTPATRGRTPRPPLARPRDCLVGGVSVALADHLGWPLVAVRWIFVGTALIGGAGVLFYLWLWALTPLRAATPDDPDDRVTRRVNVPWVLAGVGAAAGVAAIVMVAADAQGSAFGAVLTSVLLLVAAVVWDQLVDDQSLAPSPLAPATFRLAAGGFLVALALVLSGMQAGRSSGYLWLAIIGATFAGAAVLVAPWALRLWRELIAERTARVREEQRAEMAAHLHDSVLQTLALIQNRAGASSEVGRIARAQERELRDWLYAEGADGVAPEDSDLATELREVAAALEVDHAVHFDVVSVGEPVLRAPAELAAAAREAMLNAARHAGGDVSVYVESGAGTADVFVRDRGPGFDIAALPEGRLGVRESIVGRMRRAGGHATVTSRDTGTEIHLTVELPAERE, from the coding sequence ATGGCCTCCACTCCCGCGACCCGAGGGCGCACCCCGCGCCCTCCGCTCGCGCGCCCGCGCGACTGCCTGGTCGGCGGGGTGAGCGTCGCTCTGGCCGACCACCTCGGCTGGCCGCTGGTCGCCGTGCGCTGGATCTTCGTCGGCACGGCCCTGATCGGCGGCGCGGGCGTGCTGTTCTACCTGTGGCTCTGGGCGCTGACGCCGCTGCGCGCCGCGACCCCGGACGATCCGGACGACCGGGTCACCCGCCGGGTGAATGTGCCGTGGGTGCTCGCCGGGGTCGGCGCCGCCGCTGGGGTCGCCGCCATCGTGATGGTCGCAGCGGACGCGCAGGGCTCCGCGTTCGGCGCCGTGCTCACGTCGGTCCTGCTGCTGGTCGCGGCCGTCGTCTGGGATCAGCTCGTGGACGACCAGAGCCTCGCCCCGTCCCCGCTCGCGCCCGCGACGTTCCGCCTCGCCGCCGGCGGGTTCCTCGTCGCGCTGGCTCTCGTTCTCAGCGGGATGCAGGCAGGGCGCTCCTCGGGGTACCTCTGGCTCGCCATCATCGGCGCCACCTTCGCGGGCGCGGCGGTCCTGGTCGCCCCGTGGGCGCTGCGGCTCTGGCGTGAGCTGATCGCCGAGCGGACCGCGCGCGTCCGTGAGGAGCAGCGCGCCGAGATGGCCGCGCACCTCCACGACTCCGTGCTGCAGACGCTCGCCCTCATCCAGAACCGTGCGGGAGCCTCCAGTGAGGTCGGCCGGATCGCGCGTGCCCAGGAGCGTGAGCTGCGCGACTGGCTCTACGCGGAGGGGGCGGACGGCGTCGCACCGGAGGACTCCGACCTCGCGACGGAGCTTCGCGAGGTGGCGGCGGCGCTGGAGGTCGACCACGCCGTCCACTTCGACGTCGTGAGCGTGGGCGAGCCCGTGCTCCGCGCGCCTGCCGAGCTGGCGGCCGCCGCGCGGGAGGCGATGCTCAACGCGGCCAGACATGCAGGCGGCGACGTCTCCGTGTATGTGGAGTCCGGCGCGGGGACGGCCGACGTGTTCGTCCGCGACCGCGGTCCCGGCTTCGACATCGCCGCGCTGCCGGAGGGCCGACTGGGCGTGCGCGAGTCGATCGTCGGCCGGATGCGCCGGGCGGGAGGCCACGCCACGGTCACGTCGCGGGACACCGGCACCGAGATCCACCTGACCGTCGAACTGCCCGCCGAGCGAGAATGA
- a CDS encoding NADP-dependent oxidoreductase has protein sequence MPNTMRAALLDAAGDPDALRIGEAPTPDRVNAEFLVKVVAAGVNPLDASTRSGSGAFGAIHSFPAVLGHDFSGVVVESPFAAHPLRPGDEVFGMVMVPRFGGSYAEYVSVPSVSLVRKPATLSHIEAAAAPHAALTAWGMVVELAKAHEGQRVLVHAGTGAVGHFAIQFAAYFGAHVIATTPSANHAWLRSLGAAEVVDEDATGYDPTRLGDTVDVVIDPAPDTERATRALALIRPGGLLVLDAPAGVEPGLAEAAGAAGVRTTGYTGAPDGSTLAVIARLLETGSVRVHVDRIFPLDEIAEAHWALEHEHTKGAIVIKVAEG, from the coding sequence ATGCCGAACACGATGCGCGCCGCGCTCCTCGACGCGGCGGGCGACCCGGACGCCCTCCGGATCGGCGAGGCCCCGACCCCCGACCGGGTGAACGCGGAGTTCCTGGTCAAGGTCGTCGCGGCGGGCGTGAACCCGCTCGACGCGTCCACCCGGTCGGGCAGCGGCGCGTTCGGCGCCATCCACAGCTTCCCGGCCGTGCTCGGCCACGACTTCAGCGGCGTGGTCGTGGAGTCACCGTTCGCCGCCCATCCGCTGCGCCCGGGCGACGAGGTCTTCGGGATGGTGATGGTCCCCCGCTTCGGAGGCAGCTACGCCGAGTACGTCTCCGTGCCCAGCGTGAGCCTCGTCCGCAAGCCGGCGACCCTCTCGCATATCGAGGCAGCAGCGGCCCCGCACGCGGCGCTGACGGCGTGGGGGATGGTGGTGGAGCTGGCCAAGGCGCACGAAGGCCAGCGGGTGCTCGTGCACGCGGGAACCGGCGCCGTCGGGCACTTCGCGATCCAGTTCGCCGCCTACTTCGGCGCCCACGTGATCGCCACGACGCCAAGCGCGAACCACGCCTGGCTGCGCTCGCTCGGCGCCGCCGAAGTGGTGGACGAGGACGCCACCGGCTACGACCCCACCCGGCTCGGCGACACCGTGGACGTCGTGATCGACCCGGCCCCGGACACCGAGCGCGCCACCCGCGCGCTCGCCCTCATCCGGCCGGGCGGCCTCCTCGTGCTGGACGCCCCCGCCGGCGTCGAGCCCGGGCTGGCCGAGGCCGCCGGCGCCGCGGGGGTGCGTACGACCGGCTACACCGGCGCGCCGGACGGGAGCACGCTCGCCGTCATCGCGCGCCTCCTGGAGACGGGGAGCGTCCGCGTGCACGTCGACCGGATCTTCCCGCTGGACGAGATCGCGGAGGCCCACTGGGCGCTCGAGCACGAGCACACCAAGGGCGCGATCGTGATCAAGGTCGCGGAGGGCTGA
- a CDS encoding GNAT family N-acetyltransferase, with product MTVQIRPATAADAEALAEVAAVTFPLACPPHTTDEAKAAFIAAVLSAERFGEYTVDPARRLLMAESDDGSVIGYTMVNLGEPADADVRAAVRVRPTAELSKCYVLPGHHGEGVAGRLMEASLAAAAAAGAAGIWLGVNEENARAQRFYGKHGFERVGSKRFLVGDRLEDDWVMERELVSPPRP from the coding sequence ATGACCGTCCAGATCCGTCCTGCGACCGCCGCGGACGCGGAGGCGCTAGCGGAGGTCGCAGCCGTGACCTTCCCGCTCGCGTGCCCGCCGCACACCACGGACGAGGCCAAGGCCGCCTTCATCGCGGCCGTGCTCTCGGCGGAGCGATTCGGCGAGTACACGGTCGACCCGGCGCGGCGGCTGCTCATGGCCGAGAGCGACGACGGGTCCGTGATCGGCTACACGATGGTGAACCTCGGCGAGCCGGCCGACGCCGACGTGCGGGCCGCGGTCCGGGTGCGCCCGACCGCCGAGCTCAGCAAGTGCTACGTCCTCCCCGGTCACCACGGCGAGGGCGTCGCCGGGCGCCTGATGGAGGCAAGCCTGGCCGCTGCGGCCGCGGCCGGCGCGGCGGGGATCTGGCTCGGCGTGAACGAGGAGAACGCGCGGGCCCAGCGGTTCTACGGCAAGCACGGGTTCGAGCGCGTCGGCTCCAAGCGTTTCCTGGTCGGGGACCGGCTGGAGGACGACTGGGTGATGGAGCGCGAGCTGGTCAGCCCTCCGCGACCTTGA
- the rplA gene encoding 50S ribosomal protein L1: MAQKSKAYRAAVDKIEAGKFYTPTEAVTLAKETGSAKFNSTVEVALKLGVDPRKADQMVRGTVILPHGTGKTARVIVFATGPAAEAAIAAGADEVGGSDLIEKVAGGYTDFDSAVSTPELMGQVGRLGKVLGPRGLMPNPKTGTVTPDVAKAVSDIKGGKIEFRVDKHANVHFVVGKAGFTAEQLDENIKAALDEVVRLKPSASKGRYIQKGAVSTTFGPGIPLDVNAI; encoded by the coding sequence ATGGCACAGAAGTCCAAGGCCTACCGGGCCGCGGTCGACAAGATCGAAGCCGGCAAGTTCTACACCCCCACCGAGGCCGTCACCCTCGCGAAGGAGACCGGTTCCGCCAAGTTCAACTCGACCGTCGAGGTCGCGCTGAAGCTCGGTGTGGACCCGCGCAAGGCGGACCAGATGGTCCGCGGTACCGTCATTCTTCCTCACGGTACCGGCAAGACCGCGCGCGTCATCGTGTTCGCGACGGGTCCGGCCGCTGAGGCCGCGATCGCCGCGGGCGCCGACGAGGTCGGCGGCAGCGACCTGATCGAGAAGGTCGCCGGCGGTTACACCGACTTCGACTCGGCCGTCTCCACCCCGGAGCTCATGGGCCAGGTCGGCCGTCTCGGCAAGGTGCTCGGCCCGCGCGGCCTGATGCCGAACCCGAAGACCGGCACGGTCACCCCGGATGTCGCGAAGGCCGTCTCCGACATCAAGGGCGGAAAGATCGAGTTCCGCGTCGACAAGCACGCCAACGTCCACTTCGTGGTCGGCAAGGCCGGCTTCACCGCCGAGCAGCTCGACGAGAACATCAAGGCCGCCCTCGACGAGGTCGTCCGTCTCAAGCCGTCCGCTTCGAAGGGCCGCTACATCCAGAAGGGCGCCGTGTCGACCACGTTCGGCCCCGGCATCCCGCTGGACGTCAACGCGATCTGA
- a CDS encoding YqaJ viral recombinase family protein: protein MFDRSATRTADLYRPGVLADLGPSSSAPAPRPVVPAVPGATGHLARIVASSSDRVGWLRARSRGITATDVAKLSSPQSLRAAVYDKLNGSGFSGNVFTQHGRSREPEIAAWVAATHGIQPSDLLFHAERDRRHLATPDGLVLRTGGRIELAEIKTTNKPFNSIPRHYLRQIWWQQYVLGAERTLFVWEQHDRFVPIHDEPQCQWVDRDDREIARLVKLAGDLIDLLREATARPAAQAEPRTLQAQPTIAS from the coding sequence GTGTTCGACCGTTCCGCCACCCGCACCGCCGACCTCTACCGGCCGGGCGTCCTGGCGGACCTCGGCCCGAGCTCGTCGGCTCCGGCCCCGCGGCCGGTGGTGCCGGCGGTCCCCGGCGCGACCGGGCATCTGGCGCGAATCGTCGCGTCGTCCAGCGACCGCGTGGGCTGGCTCCGCGCCCGCAGCCGCGGGATCACCGCGACCGACGTCGCCAAGCTGTCCTCCCCGCAGTCGCTCCGCGCGGCCGTCTACGACAAGCTGAACGGCTCCGGGTTCTCCGGCAACGTCTTCACCCAGCACGGCCGCAGCCGGGAGCCGGAGATCGCCGCCTGGGTGGCCGCGACCCACGGCATCCAGCCCTCCGACCTGCTCTTCCACGCCGAACGCGACCGGCGGCACCTCGCGACGCCCGACGGCCTGGTCCTGCGCACCGGCGGCCGGATCGAGCTCGCCGAGATCAAGACCACGAACAAGCCGTTCAACAGCATCCCGCGGCACTACCTCCGGCAGATCTGGTGGCAGCAGTACGTCCTCGGCGCCGAGCGGACGCTGTTCGTCTGGGAGCAGCACGACCGGTTCGTGCCCATCCACGACGAGCCGCAGTGCCAGTGGGTCGACCGCGACGACCGGGAGATCGCCCGGCTCGTGAAGCTGGCCGGCGACCTGATCGACCTCCTGCGCGAGGCGACGGCCCGGCCGGCCGCCCAGGCGGAGCCTCGGACGTTACAGGCTCAGCCGACGATCGCTTCCTGA